A genomic region of Burkholderia humptydooensis contains the following coding sequences:
- the uvrB gene encoding excinuclease ABC subunit UvrB: MSEHHSDTRDDLDESKFVTFDGSPFQLYQPYPPSGDQPTAIATLVEGVEDGLSFQTLLGVTGSGKTYTMANTIARLGRPAIVFAPNKTLAAQLYAEFREFFPRNAVEYFVSYYDYYQPEAYVPQRDLFIEKDSSINEHIEQMRLSATKSLMERRDVVIVATVSAIYGIGNPSEYHQMILTLRTGDRIGQREVIARLIAMQYTRNEQDFQRGTFRVRGDTIDIFPAEHAEMAVRVELFDDEVDSLHLFDPLTGRVRQKIPRFTVYPSSHYVTPRETVMRAVETIKDELRDRLEFFHRDGKLVEAQRLEQRTRFDLEMLQELGFCKGIENYSRHFSGAAPGEPPPTLVDYLPSDALMLLDESHVLIGQLNGMYNGDRARKENLVDYGFRLPSALDNRPLKFPEFERKMRQVVFVSATPADYERRVSGQTAEQVVRPTGLVDPEIEVRPASTQVDDVLSEITERVKADERVLITVLTKRMAEQLTEFLADHGVKVRYLHSDIDTVERVEIIRDLRLGTFDVLVGINLLREGLDIPEVSLVAILDADKEGFLRAERSLIQTIGRAARNVNGKALLYADRITDSMRRAIDETERRRAKQIAYNEEMGITPRGVVKRIKDIIDGVYNADEARAELKEAQQRAKFEDMSEKQIAKEIKRLEKQMADYAKNLEFEKAAQTRDQLALLRERVFGANVGDHLSGVE, translated from the coding sequence ATGTCCGAACATCATTCCGACACCCGCGACGATCTCGACGAATCGAAATTCGTGACGTTCGACGGATCCCCGTTCCAGCTATATCAGCCTTATCCGCCGTCGGGCGACCAGCCCACCGCGATCGCGACGCTCGTCGAAGGCGTCGAGGACGGCCTGTCGTTCCAGACGCTGCTCGGTGTGACGGGCTCGGGCAAGACCTACACGATGGCGAACACGATTGCGCGGCTCGGCCGCCCGGCGATCGTGTTCGCGCCGAACAAGACGCTCGCCGCGCAGCTCTATGCGGAGTTCCGCGAGTTCTTCCCGCGCAACGCGGTCGAGTACTTCGTGTCGTACTACGACTACTACCAGCCGGAAGCGTATGTGCCGCAGCGCGACCTCTTCATCGAGAAGGATTCGTCGATCAACGAGCACATCGAGCAGATGCGGCTGTCGGCGACGAAGAGCCTGATGGAGCGGCGCGATGTCGTGATCGTCGCGACGGTGTCGGCGATCTACGGTATCGGCAACCCGTCCGAATACCACCAGATGATCCTCACGCTGCGCACGGGCGACAGGATCGGCCAGCGCGAGGTGATCGCGCGGCTGATCGCGATGCAGTACACGCGCAACGAGCAGGACTTCCAGCGCGGCACGTTCCGCGTGCGCGGCGACACGATCGACATCTTCCCGGCCGAGCACGCGGAGATGGCGGTGCGCGTCGAGCTGTTCGACGACGAGGTCGATTCGCTGCATCTGTTCGATCCGCTGACGGGGCGCGTGCGGCAGAAGATTCCGCGCTTCACCGTCTATCCGTCGTCGCACTACGTGACGCCGCGCGAGACCGTGATGCGCGCGGTCGAGACGATCAAGGACGAGCTGCGCGATCGCCTCGAGTTCTTCCACCGCGACGGCAAGCTCGTCGAGGCGCAGCGCCTCGAGCAGCGCACCCGGTTCGACTTGGAGATGCTGCAGGAGCTCGGCTTCTGCAAGGGCATCGAGAACTATTCTCGACACTTCTCCGGCGCGGCGCCGGGCGAGCCGCCGCCGACCCTCGTCGACTATCTGCCGTCCGACGCGCTGATGCTGCTCGACGAATCGCACGTGCTGATCGGCCAGTTGAACGGGATGTACAACGGCGACCGCGCGCGCAAGGAGAACCTCGTCGATTACGGGTTCCGGCTGCCGTCGGCGCTCGACAACCGGCCGCTCAAGTTCCCCGAGTTCGAGCGCAAGATGCGCCAGGTGGTGTTCGTATCGGCGACGCCCGCCGATTACGAGCGGCGCGTGTCCGGCCAGACCGCCGAGCAGGTCGTGCGGCCGACGGGGCTCGTCGACCCCGAGATCGAGGTGCGGCCGGCGAGCACGCAGGTCGACGACGTGCTGTCCGAGATCACCGAGCGCGTGAAGGCCGACGAGCGCGTGCTGATCACCGTGCTGACGAAGCGCATGGCCGAGCAACTGACCGAATTCCTCGCGGATCATGGCGTCAAGGTCCGCTATCTGCATAGCGATATCGACACCGTCGAGCGCGTCGAAATCATTCGCGACCTGCGGCTCGGCACGTTCGACGTGCTGGTCGGGATCAACCTGCTGCGCGAAGGGCTCGACATTCCGGAGGTGTCGCTCGTCGCGATCCTCGACGCGGACAAGGAAGGCTTCCTGCGCGCCGAGCGCTCGCTGATCCAGACGATCGGACGCGCGGCGCGCAACGTGAACGGCAAGGCGCTCCTGTACGCGGACCGGATCACCGATTCGATGCGCCGCGCGATCGACGAGACCGAGCGGCGGCGCGCGAAGCAGATCGCGTACAACGAGGAGATGGGCATCACGCCGCGCGGCGTCGTGAAGCGGATCAAGGACATCATCGACGGCGTCTACAACGCCGACGAAGCGCGCGCCGAACTGAAGGAGGCGCAGCAGCGCGCGAAATTCGAAGACATGTCCGAGAAGCAGATCGCGAAGGAAATCAAGCGGCTCGAGAAGCAGATGGCCGATTACGCGAAAAATCTCGAGTTCGAGAAAGCCGCGCAGACGCGCGACCAGCTCGCGCTGCTGCGCGAACGGGTATTCGGCGCGAATGTGGGCGATCATCTGAGCGGGGTCGAATGA
- a CDS encoding iron transporter: protein MLRSSFVRSGVALAAACAALSATAAEYPIGKHQIQGGMEIGAVYLQPITMDPEGMMRKASDSDIHLEADIHAVKNNPTGFAEGDWMPYLQVAYKLTKQGDAKWKSEGDLMGMVASDGPHYGDNVKLNGPGKYHLTLVVKPPMQTGHMAFGRHVDKETGVGAWFKPITLEYDFPFAGIGKKGGY from the coding sequence ATGTTGCGTTCTTCCTTTGTCCGCAGCGGCGTCGCGTTGGCGGCCGCGTGCGCTGCGCTGTCGGCGACGGCGGCCGAATACCCGATCGGCAAGCACCAGATTCAAGGCGGGATGGAGATTGGCGCGGTGTACCTGCAGCCGATCACGATGGACCCGGAAGGCATGATGCGCAAGGCGTCGGATTCGGACATCCACCTCGAAGCCGATATCCACGCGGTCAAGAACAACCCGACGGGCTTCGCCGAAGGCGACTGGATGCCGTATCTGCAAGTCGCGTACAAGCTGACGAAGCAGGGCGACGCGAAGTGGAAGTCGGAAGGCGATCTGATGGGCATGGTCGCGAGCGACGGTCCGCACTACGGCGACAACGTGAAGCTCAACGGCCCCGGCAAGTATCACCTGACGCTCGTCGTGAAGCCGCCGATGCAGACGGGTCACATGGCGTTCGGCCGCCACGTCGACAAGGAAACCGGCGTCGGCGCGTGGTTCAAGCCGATCACGCTCGAATACGATTTCCCGTTCGCTGGAATCGGCAAGAAGGGCGGGTACTGA
- a CDS encoding cupredoxin domain-containing protein — MTFPRAFAFAAAIFIAGAAHAADLPTFKLEMADGKLNPARIEVPAGQRIKIQIRNTGKGAVEFESVQLRKEKVLAPGGESFVVIAPLSPGEYKFFDDFHQQAQGVIVAK, encoded by the coding sequence ATGACATTCCCCAGAGCATTCGCATTCGCCGCCGCGATTTTCATCGCGGGCGCAGCGCACGCGGCCGATCTGCCGACCTTCAAGCTCGAGATGGCTGACGGCAAGCTCAATCCGGCGCGCATCGAAGTGCCGGCCGGCCAGCGCATCAAGATTCAGATTCGCAACACGGGCAAGGGCGCCGTCGAGTTCGAGAGCGTGCAGCTTCGCAAGGAGAAGGTGCTCGCGCCGGGCGGCGAATCGTTCGTCGTGATCGCGCCGCTGTCGCCGGGCGAGTACAAGTTTTTCGACGATTTTCACCAGCAGGCGCAAGGCGTCATCGTCGCGAAGTAA
- a CDS encoding FTR1 family iron permease, which translates to MGQILFIVWRESVEALLVVGILYAWLKNGDDDARRGLPYLWAGVGVGLLMAVGLGAALVGFTEVLSGDAQDYFQTAMVLIACVLIVQMVLWMKRHGRTLKRDMEQSLQKSTQDANWWGVAVLVALAIAREGSETVIFLYGLGFGQSGHVDGGQMLAVLIGLGLAFLTFYVLQLGGKYFSWRHFFRVTEIMLLFLGAGLFQTGVDKLIDKEILPLGIAQLWDTSAILDDSSTFGSLVSTLTGYRAHPSLMNLVAYAAYWALVYLLIKRAARRPAATAGRPA; encoded by the coding sequence ATGGGTCAGATCTTGTTCATCGTCTGGCGGGAGAGCGTCGAGGCGTTGCTCGTCGTCGGCATCCTCTACGCATGGCTGAAGAACGGCGACGACGATGCGCGCCGCGGCTTGCCTTATCTGTGGGCGGGCGTTGGCGTCGGCCTGCTGATGGCGGTGGGCCTTGGCGCCGCGCTCGTCGGCTTCACCGAAGTGCTGTCGGGCGACGCGCAGGACTACTTTCAGACCGCGATGGTGCTGATCGCGTGTGTGCTGATCGTGCAGATGGTGCTATGGATGAAGCGCCACGGGCGCACGCTCAAGCGCGACATGGAGCAATCGCTGCAGAAGAGCACGCAGGACGCGAACTGGTGGGGCGTCGCAGTGCTCGTCGCGCTCGCGATCGCGCGCGAGGGCAGCGAGACGGTTATTTTCCTCTACGGGCTCGGCTTCGGCCAGTCCGGGCACGTCGACGGCGGCCAGATGCTTGCCGTGCTGATCGGCCTCGGTCTCGCGTTCCTGACGTTCTACGTACTGCAACTCGGCGGCAAGTACTTCTCGTGGCGACACTTTTTCCGCGTCACTGAAATCATGCTGCTGTTCCTCGGCGCAGGCCTGTTCCAGACGGGCGTCGACAAGCTGATCGACAAGGAAATCCTGCCGCTCGGCATCGCGCAATTGTGGGATACGTCGGCGATCCTCGACGATTCGAGCACGTTCGGCTCGCTCGTGTCGACGCTGACGGGCTATCGCGCGCATCCGTCGCTCATGAATCTCGTGGCGTACGCGGCCTACTGGGCGCTCGTCTACCTGCTGATCAAGCGCGCCGCGCGCCGCCCGGCGGCGACTGCGGGGCGGCCCGCATGA
- a CDS encoding 4Fe-4S binding protein, translating to MSAVVGRRRTSFVAQAGHWMQRHGALIRGIQWAVVLVYALLILVPAFMPLPDDTAHLWSNLTLAAQFVFWGIWWPFVLLSMVMLGRVWCGVLCPEGALSEFASKFGRGRAIPRWMRWSGWPFVAFGLTTIYGQMVSVYQYPRAVLLVLGGSTLAAIVIGFLYGREKRVWCRYLCPVNGVFSLLARLSPLRYKVDEDAWRRSYKKGEDGHRVIPINCAPLVPLRNMKGAAACHMCGRCSGHRGAIELTTRSPSEEVVALGDKQASGWDTALILYGLLGVAIGAFHWTVSPWFVQIKQALAGWLIDHDIMWPLDTNAPWFIFTHYPEHNDVFSWLDGSLVIAYIAGTGLAYGTALAVLLAGAAAMLGRFERVRLHHLAQALIPLAGAGVFLGLSATTLSLLRAEHVPLGWASDVRIAILVGANLWSAWLAWQVTGRYAGLPRRLVAMLWFGAALAVVDSAWWLMFWGF from the coding sequence ATGAGCGCAGTCGTCGGCCGTCGCCGCACGAGCTTCGTCGCGCAAGCCGGGCACTGGATGCAGCGCCACGGCGCGCTGATCCGCGGCATCCAGTGGGCCGTGGTGCTCGTCTATGCGCTCCTCATCCTCGTGCCGGCGTTCATGCCGCTGCCCGACGATACCGCGCACCTGTGGAGCAACCTGACGCTCGCCGCGCAGTTCGTGTTCTGGGGCATCTGGTGGCCGTTCGTGCTGCTGTCGATGGTGATGCTCGGCCGCGTCTGGTGCGGCGTGCTGTGTCCAGAGGGCGCATTGAGCGAATTCGCGAGCAAGTTCGGCCGCGGCCGCGCGATTCCGCGTTGGATGCGCTGGAGCGGCTGGCCGTTCGTCGCGTTCGGCCTGACGACGATCTACGGGCAGATGGTCAGCGTCTATCAGTATCCGCGCGCCGTGTTGCTCGTGCTCGGCGGCTCGACGCTCGCCGCGATCGTGATCGGCTTTCTGTACGGACGCGAGAAGCGCGTATGGTGCCGCTATCTGTGCCCGGTGAACGGCGTCTTCTCGCTGCTCGCGCGTCTTTCGCCGCTGCGCTACAAGGTCGACGAGGACGCATGGCGCCGTTCGTACAAGAAGGGCGAGGACGGCCACCGCGTGATTCCGATCAACTGCGCGCCGCTCGTGCCGCTTCGCAACATGAAGGGCGCGGCGGCGTGCCACATGTGCGGCCGATGCAGCGGCCACCGCGGCGCGATCGAATTGACGACGCGCTCGCCGTCCGAGGAAGTGGTCGCGCTCGGTGACAAGCAGGCGAGCGGCTGGGACACCGCGCTCATCCTCTATGGCCTGCTCGGCGTCGCGATCGGCGCGTTCCACTGGACGGTGAGCCCGTGGTTCGTGCAGATCAAGCAGGCGCTCGCGGGCTGGCTGATCGATCACGACATCATGTGGCCGCTCGATACGAACGCGCCCTGGTTCATCTTCACGCACTACCCCGAGCACAACGATGTGTTCTCGTGGCTCGACGGCTCGCTCGTCATCGCGTACATCGCCGGCACGGGGCTCGCTTACGGCACGGCGCTCGCCGTGCTGCTCGCCGGCGCCGCCGCAATGCTCGGCCGCTTCGAGCGCGTGCGGCTCCATCATCTGGCGCAGGCGCTGATTCCGCTCGCCGGCGCGGGCGTGTTTCTCGGCTTGTCGGCGACGACGCTTTCGCTGTTGCGCGCCGAGCACGTGCCGCTCGGCTGGGCGTCGGATGTTCGCATCGCGATTCTCGTCGGCGCGAATCTGTGGAGCGCGTGGCTTGCCTGGCAGGTCACTGGCCGCTATGCGGGCTTGCCGCGGCGGCTCGTCGCGATGCTCTGGTTCGGCGCCGCGCTCGCGGTGGTCGATAGCGCATGGTGGCTGATGTTCTGGGGATTCTGA
- a CDS encoding GlcG/HbpS family heme-binding protein: MRTKSVLTSDDVKKMAAAAESFAAANQWSVTVAIFDDGAHLLHLHRMDGAAPSTVEMAIGKGRTAALGRRESKVYEDIVLQGRVSFLSVPLVGLVEGGVPIVVEGETVGAVGVSGVKSEQDAAVARAGIAALTDAG; encoded by the coding sequence ATGAGAACCAAATCCGTTCTGACGAGCGACGACGTGAAGAAGATGGCCGCCGCCGCCGAGTCGTTCGCGGCCGCGAACCAGTGGTCCGTGACGGTCGCGATCTTCGACGACGGCGCGCATCTGCTGCATCTGCACCGGATGGACGGCGCCGCGCCGAGTACCGTCGAGATGGCGATCGGCAAGGGCCGCACGGCCGCGCTTGGCCGTCGCGAGAGCAAGGTCTACGAAGACATCGTGCTGCAAGGGCGCGTGTCGTTCCTGAGCGTGCCGCTCGTCGGCCTCGTCGAGGGCGGCGTGCCGATCGTCGTCGAAGGCGAGACGGTCGGGGCGGTCGGCGTGTCCGGCGTGAAGTCCGAGCAGGATGCGGCCGTCGCCCGCGCGGGAATCGCCGCGTTGACCGACGCCGGCTGA
- the hemP gene encoding hemin uptake protein HemP, whose product MTTPAESAKAIAKPAAAASASAGQRVVSSDALLQGQSHVSIAHNGETYQLRATRLGKLILTK is encoded by the coding sequence GTGACGACGCCGGCCGAATCGGCAAAGGCCATCGCGAAGCCTGCCGCCGCCGCAAGCGCAAGCGCCGGGCAGCGCGTAGTGAGCAGCGACGCGTTGCTGCAAGGCCAGAGCCACGTGAGCATCGCGCATAACGGCGAAACCTATCAGTTGCGGGCCACGCGCCTCGGCAAGCTGATCCTGACGAAGTAA
- a CDS encoding SRPBCC family protein has protein sequence MNFEHLIQINAADNPSLPTLTRAQLWEGLVLRAEQPQLFVIGLDNCIVHARTETTLERELHYGNATVRDRVTFTPNEQVRYDIHAADGEIGGSLTMTIEERDDQQLFLRFEYRTTLPVSNDSEDARQTQGIVREAYRASDIDTVRLIREYAQGRKDPDPLH, from the coding sequence TTGAACTTCGAACATCTGATCCAGATTAACGCCGCCGACAACCCGTCCCTGCCGACGCTGACTCGCGCGCAGTTGTGGGAAGGCCTCGTGCTGCGCGCCGAGCAGCCGCAGTTGTTCGTGATCGGCCTCGACAACTGCATCGTTCACGCGCGCACGGAAACGACGCTCGAGCGCGAACTGCACTATGGCAACGCGACGGTACGCGATCGCGTGACGTTCACGCCGAACGAGCAGGTCCGCTACGACATCCATGCGGCCGACGGCGAGATCGGCGGGTCGCTGACGATGACGATCGAAGAACGCGACGATCAGCAGTTGTTCCTGCGCTTCGAGTATCGGACGACGCTGCCTGTCAGCAACGACAGCGAGGACGCGCGCCAGACGCAGGGGATCGTGAGGGAAGCCTACCGCGCATCCGACATCGACACCGTTCGCCTGATTCGCGAGTACGCGCAGGGCCGCAAGGACCCGGACCCGCTGCACTGA
- a CDS encoding pirin family protein yields the protein MTIARSIQRTYPALRTTEGGGFVVHRPFPTRLLTDFDPFLLLDEMGPVDYAPGDAKGAPDHPHRGFETVTYVLEGWFRHRDSAGHAGALGPGDVQWMTAGAGVVHSEMPDPEFARRGGRAHAFQLWVNLPRRDKMIAPRYQDIPAARIPTAKSPDGRAIVRVIAGEAFGACATIETRTPMLYQHFTLSPGAIVEQPVPPGFRVFAYPIEGSGFYGADGTEVDARHVVVYAEDGDTAVFAAGDAPLDLLLIGGAPLNEPIVRYGPFVMNTEDEIRAAVADYQRGRMGRISA from the coding sequence ATGACTATCGCCCGCTCGATCCAGCGTACCTACCCGGCGCTCCGCACGACGGAAGGCGGCGGCTTCGTGGTTCACCGCCCGTTTCCGACCCGCCTGCTGACGGATTTCGATCCGTTCCTGTTGCTCGACGAAATGGGGCCCGTCGATTACGCGCCGGGCGATGCGAAGGGTGCGCCCGATCATCCGCACCGCGGCTTCGAAACCGTTACTTACGTGCTGGAAGGCTGGTTTCGCCATCGCGATTCGGCGGGACATGCGGGCGCGCTCGGTCCGGGCGACGTCCAGTGGATGACGGCGGGCGCGGGCGTCGTCCACAGCGAAATGCCCGACCCCGAATTCGCGCGCCGGGGCGGCCGCGCGCACGCGTTCCAGCTCTGGGTGAACCTTCCGCGCCGCGACAAGATGATCGCGCCGCGCTATCAGGACATTCCGGCCGCGCGCATTCCGACCGCCAAATCGCCCGACGGCCGCGCGATCGTGCGGGTGATCGCCGGCGAGGCGTTCGGCGCATGTGCGACGATCGAGACGCGCACCCCGATGCTCTACCAGCACTTCACGCTGTCGCCCGGCGCAATCGTCGAGCAGCCGGTGCCGCCCGGCTTTCGCGTATTCGCCTATCCGATCGAGGGCAGCGGATTCTACGGAGCGGACGGGACGGAGGTCGACGCGCGCCATGTCGTCGTGTACGCGGAAGACGGCGACACCGCCGTATTCGCCGCGGGCGATGCGCCGCTCGACTTGCTGCTGATCGGCGGCGCGCCGCTCAACGAGCCGATCGTGCGCTATGGCCCGTTCGTGATGAACACCGAGGACGAGATCCGCGCGGCGGTTGCCGATTACCAGAGGGGCCGGATGGGCCGCATTTCCGCATAG
- a CDS encoding LysR family transcriptional regulator, which produces MTIDAHNLNDLMYFSQVVEHGGFSAAERVLGISKSRLSRRLTELEATLGVRLLQRSTRKLALTEAGQLFYQHCQAMLSEAQAAMNAVQQLRSAPRGTVRVSVPVTVSQTMLSRLLPEFLRRYPEVRVQIRVTNRVIDLFEDSIDVALRVRSEPPQNANIVVRPLWRTEQMLVGAPSLLQQNAPPLVPDDLAGFDTLDTPSGDGRHVFNLIAPDGTRHAHEHEPRLVTADLMTIREAVLDGVGIAALPESMYGNALRAGQLSPVMPGWTLPVPQLYAVFVSRQGMPPAVRAFVDYLVEKLDNENYKDPGCPERGTKDAETRISL; this is translated from the coding sequence ATGACTATCGATGCACATAACCTGAACGACTTGATGTACTTCTCTCAGGTGGTCGAGCACGGCGGCTTCTCGGCCGCGGAACGCGTGCTCGGCATCTCGAAGTCGCGTCTTTCGCGGCGGCTGACCGAGCTCGAGGCGACGCTCGGCGTGCGCCTGTTGCAGCGCTCGACCCGCAAGCTCGCGTTGACCGAGGCCGGCCAGCTCTTCTATCAGCATTGCCAGGCGATGTTGTCGGAGGCGCAGGCCGCGATGAACGCGGTGCAGCAACTGCGCTCGGCGCCGCGCGGCACAGTGCGCGTGAGCGTGCCCGTCACGGTGTCGCAGACAATGCTGTCGCGCCTGCTGCCGGAATTCCTGCGCCGCTATCCTGAAGTGCGCGTGCAGATTCGCGTGACGAATCGCGTGATCGACCTGTTCGAAGACTCGATCGACGTCGCGCTGCGCGTGCGATCCGAGCCGCCGCAGAATGCGAACATCGTCGTGCGGCCGCTGTGGCGCACCGAGCAGATGCTCGTCGGCGCGCCGAGCCTGCTGCAGCAGAATGCGCCGCCCCTCGTGCCCGACGATCTGGCGGGATTCGACACGCTCGATACGCCGTCCGGAGACGGGCGGCACGTGTTCAACCTGATCGCGCCGGACGGCACGCGCCACGCGCACGAGCACGAGCCGCGCCTTGTGACGGCGGATCTGATGACGATTCGCGAAGCGGTGCTCGACGGGGTCGGAATCGCCGCGCTGCCGGAATCGATGTACGGTAACGCGTTGCGCGCGGGACAACTGTCGCCGGTGATGCCGGGATGGACGCTGCCTGTGCCGCAGCTCTATGCGGTGTTCGTGTCGCGGCAGGGGATGCCGCCCGCCGTGCGCGCGTTCGTCGATTACCTCGTCGAGAAGCTCGACAACGAAAACTACAAGGACCCGGGCTGTCCGGAGCGCGGCACGAAGGACGCGGAGACGAGGATTTCGCTCTGA
- a CDS encoding ExbD/TolR family protein yields MAMNPSFGDEDDDGLMNEINMTPLVDVMLVLLIIFLVTIPAMHHAVKIDLPRASSQPVEVKPKTIDVAIESDGTVLWDDQPVSATNLQSRIAQAAQTNPQPELHLRADRKVAYERVAEVMSAAQAGGLTKLGFVTEPKSNAK; encoded by the coding sequence ATGGCAATGAACCCCAGCTTCGGCGACGAGGACGACGACGGCCTGATGAACGAGATCAACATGACGCCGCTCGTCGACGTCATGCTCGTACTCCTGATCATTTTCCTCGTCACGATCCCGGCGATGCACCATGCGGTGAAGATCGATCTGCCGCGCGCGAGCAGCCAGCCGGTCGAGGTGAAGCCGAAGACGATCGACGTCGCGATCGAAAGCGACGGCACGGTTCTGTGGGACGACCAGCCGGTGAGCGCGACCAATCTTCAGTCGCGCATCGCGCAAGCCGCGCAGACGAACCCGCAGCCGGAACTGCATCTGCGCGCAGACCGCAAGGTCGCCTATGAACGCGTCGCGGAAGTGATGTCGGCCGCGCAGGCAGGCGGCCTGACGAAGCTCGGCTTCGTGACCGAGCCGAAGTCGAACGCGAAGTAG
- a CDS encoding MotA/TolQ/ExbB proton channel family protein, translating into MQSYGIAHVWAQGDFVTRSIAVALLVMSVLSWMVIVIKGWNVIRLKRLSKDAEQSFWHSDDFDEGVKKLGRASSSAQDNPFLALALSGKEASDHHHQTQPHLHDRMDVSDWVTRCLKDTMDEGIARMQGGLAILASIGSTAPFVGLFGTVWGIYHALLVIGATGQTSIDQVAGPVGESLIMTAFGLFVAIPAVLGYNALTRANKSIVSRLRRFAHGLHAYFVTGARLASSAQRDGLRLAARAN; encoded by the coding sequence ATGCAAAGCTACGGAATCGCGCACGTGTGGGCGCAAGGTGACTTCGTGACACGCTCCATCGCGGTCGCGCTGCTCGTGATGTCGGTCCTGTCGTGGATGGTGATCGTCATCAAGGGCTGGAACGTGATTCGCCTGAAGCGCCTGTCGAAAGACGCCGAACAGTCGTTCTGGCATTCGGACGATTTCGACGAAGGCGTGAAGAAGCTCGGCCGCGCATCGTCGTCGGCGCAGGACAACCCGTTCCTCGCGCTTGCGCTGTCCGGCAAGGAAGCCTCCGATCATCACCATCAGACGCAGCCGCACCTGCACGACCGGATGGACGTGTCCGACTGGGTCACGCGTTGCCTGAAGGACACGATGGACGAAGGCATCGCGCGGATGCAGGGCGGCCTCGCGATCCTCGCGTCGATCGGCAGCACCGCGCCGTTCGTCGGTCTGTTCGGCACCGTGTGGGGCATCTATCATGCGCTGCTCGTGATCGGTGCGACGGGCCAGACGTCGATCGACCAGGTCGCCGGCCCCGTCGGCGAATCGCTGATCATGACCGCGTTCGGCCTGTTCGTCGCGATTCCCGCCGTGCTCGGCTACAACGCGCTCACGCGCGCGAACAAGAGCATCGTGAGCCGCCTGCGCCGCTTCGCGCACGGCCTGCATGCGTACTTCGTGACGGGCGCGCGCCTCGCGTCGTCGGCGCAGCGCGACGGGCTGCGGCTCGCCGCGCGCGCGAACTGA
- a CDS encoding energy transducer TonB, translating to MQVSNSLPAASAPAFSRMNPRVVTAAATVLAGHALLLTGALLMRNDVPHRPLESKTITAELLSAPVAQPVGIQSAPAPTPPKPVPKVKPKPAPVPRPVAKPSPTPLPVTHEPAPNAITAPEPAPPAPAAPAETSAKAVPLAGAPANRPTMEIVAPKEGAHLTCQIAKAAYPSMSKRRGETGVVKVRFVVGLTGRIESAQVVQSSGFPRLDDAALDAIRSSPCQPYLQNGQPMRAAYTQPYDFTLTD from the coding sequence ATGCAGGTTTCGAATTCCTTGCCGGCCGCATCCGCGCCGGCCTTTTCCCGTATGAATCCCCGCGTCGTCACCGCTGCCGCGACGGTTCTCGCCGGACACGCGCTCCTGCTCACCGGCGCGCTGCTGATGCGCAACGACGTGCCGCATCGTCCGCTCGAATCGAAGACGATCACCGCCGAGTTGCTGAGCGCGCCCGTCGCGCAGCCGGTCGGCATCCAGTCGGCGCCGGCGCCCACGCCGCCGAAGCCCGTCCCGAAGGTCAAGCCGAAGCCGGCGCCCGTCCCCCGGCCCGTCGCGAAGCCGAGCCCGACGCCGCTGCCCGTCACGCACGAGCCTGCGCCAAATGCGATCACCGCGCCGGAACCCGCACCGCCCGCGCCTGCCGCGCCCGCCGAGACGAGCGCGAAAGCCGTGCCGCTCGCTGGCGCGCCGGCGAACCGCCCGACGATGGAGATCGTCGCGCCAAAGGAAGGCGCGCACCTGACCTGCCAGATCGCGAAGGCCGCCTACCCGTCGATGTCGAAGCGGCGCGGCGAGACGGGTGTCGTGAAGGTCCGCTTCGTCGTCGGCCTGACGGGCAGGATCGAAAGCGCGCAGGTCGTCCAGAGCAGCGGCTTCCCGCGCCTCGACGACGCGGCGCTCGACGCGATCCGCTCGTCGCCGTGCCAGCCATATCTGCAGAACGGACAGCCGATGCGCGCCGCCTACACGCAGCCTTATGACTTCACTCTGACCGACTAA
- a CDS encoding (2Fe-2S)-binding protein: MIVCVCKSVSDRKIRASFEEGADTFEELQFELGVATCCGKCEETVRGIMAEQGVCASRCGVEHPAAVPVPIMFYERKAA, encoded by the coding sequence ATGATTGTCTGCGTATGCAAGTCCGTTTCCGATCGGAAGATTCGCGCATCCTTTGAGGAAGGCGCGGACACCTTCGAAGAACTCCAGTTCGAACTCGGGGTCGCCACCTGCTGCGGCAAGTGCGAGGAAACCGTGCGCGGGATCATGGCGGAACAGGGCGTTTGTGCGAGCCGCTGCGGTGTCGAGCACCCCGCGGCCGTGCCAGTCCCCATCATGTTCTACGAACGCAAGGCGGCTTGA